The following proteins come from a genomic window of Bacillota bacterium:
- a CDS encoding VanW family protein translates to MNISDSMRKMLKDQSSRIAIIVVATILVILALFGVLDAVVSLNKVHNGISVAGLYIGRQDKDAAKASVSKFADKLENREIKIEYKGKAWMINAKDLDFQVDERGTVDKAFKIGRDGLFKSIAERFSLWFVARDVGIAFNYRQDKLDRIIGKISKFIDNPAEDAQIKVIEGRVTTTPHRNGIAVEKKLLSDKIINAFTSKRVQRIEVPTRVLKPDITEAHLNSAKKMVREMVKAPLSLKYKEHEWEVSVRLIAEWIDFSKVREGDHWSLTVVFDKDKINKYLEEVTKGVVIEAKDAQFKIENDQVTIVPSSDGLKVNLSKAYDDILDASKSKKKREVLLSMETAKPKLTTEEASKMGIKEKVSSFTTFFNPAQASRVHNIRLLGSTLDGKIVAPGEIFSFNGAMGPRTAEKGYKEAPAIINGKLVPSLGGGVCQVGTTLFNAIFFGGYEVIERHNHSFYISHYPLGRDATVSWGGPDLKFKNDTSAYILIKVKTTASSITIDFYSTNQGVKVEYTTEGPSNFRDVAPQIIEDPSLPQGVTKQEEEGERGCQVIVYRTVYKNGTVTRQDKFVSKYVPKKAIIRVGTGAGGPPPPVPEATSTVEVVD, encoded by the coding sequence ATGAATATTAGCGATAGCATGAGAAAGATGCTTAAGGATCAATCTTCAAGAATAGCGATAATCGTGGTTGCCACCATACTCGTAATTCTCGCTCTCTTTGGCGTCTTAGATGCAGTTGTTTCTTTAAATAAAGTCCATAATGGCATTAGCGTTGCCGGTCTTTATATTGGAAGGCAGGATAAGGATGCTGCGAAAGCTTCTGTAAGTAAGTTTGCCGATAAGTTAGAAAATAGAGAAATAAAGATAGAATACAAGGGCAAGGCATGGATGATAAACGCAAAAGACCTGGACTTTCAAGTTGATGAAAGAGGCACAGTTGATAAAGCGTTTAAAATAGGCAGAGACGGCTTATTTAAGTCGATTGCAGAAAGATTTTCCTTATGGTTTGTGGCAAGAGATGTTGGGATTGCCTTTAATTACAGGCAGGATAAGCTTGATAGGATTATTGGTAAAATATCTAAATTTATCGATAATCCAGCTGAAGATGCGCAGATTAAAGTTATCGAAGGCCGGGTTACTACGACTCCCCACAGGAATGGTATTGCAGTTGAGAAAAAACTGCTGTCCGATAAGATAATCAACGCCTTTACGTCAAAAAGAGTTCAGCGCATAGAAGTACCGACTAGGGTATTGAAGCCAGATATAACTGAGGCCCACCTGAACTCAGCCAAAAAGATGGTAAGGGAGATGGTCAAGGCTCCCCTATCTCTCAAATATAAAGAGCACGAATGGGAGGTTTCTGTCAGGTTAATTGCAGAATGGATAGATTTCAGCAAAGTAAGGGAAGGTGACCACTGGAGCCTAACTGTTGTTTTTGATAAGGATAAAATAAACAAGTATCTTGAAGAAGTTACTAAGGGTGTTGTAATAGAGGCCAAAGACGCTCAGTTTAAAATAGAAAATGACCAAGTGACAATAGTGCCAAGCAGTGATGGGTTAAAAGTTAACTTAAGCAAGGCATACGATGATATTTTGGATGCAAGCAAGAGCAAAAAGAAACGAGAAGTATTGCTTTCGATGGAGACAGCTAAGCCCAAGCTAACCACCGAAGAAGCTAGTAAAATGGGAATCAAGGAGAAAGTATCTAGCTTTACAACTTTCTTTAACCCGGCGCAGGCGTCGCGAGTTCATAATATTCGGTTACTGGGAAGTACTTTGGATGGGAAAATAGTCGCACCTGGAGAGATATTTTCATTTAATGGGGCTATGGGGCCGAGAACTGCTGAAAAAGGGTATAAAGAAGCTCCGGCTATTATAAACGGCAAGCTCGTTCCTTCGCTTGGCGGGGGCGTATGCCAAGTAGGCACGACTCTATTTAACGCAATATTTTTTGGAGGATATGAGGTTATTGAGCGACATAACCATAGTTTCTATATAAGCCATTACCCATTAGGGAGAGATGCGACAGTATCATGGGGCGGCCCAGATTTGAAATTCAAAAACGATACATCGGCATATATTCTTATAAAAGTTAAAACAACAGCTAGCTCCATTACCATTGATTTTTATAGTACTAACCAGGGTGTAAAGGTTGAATATACCACAGAGGGTCCAAGTAACTTTAGGGATGTCGCACCACAGATAATAGAAGACCCCTCGCTGCCGCAGGGTGTTACCAAGCAGGAAGAAGAAGGGGAGAGAGGATGCCAGGTTATCGTTTACAGAACGGTATATAAAAATGGCACTGTGACCAGGCAAGATAAATTTGTAAGCAAATATGTACCCAAGAAAGCCATAATTAGGGTTGGAACTGGCGCTGGCGGTCCTCCACCTCCTGTGCCTGAGGCTACAAGCACAGTCGAAGTTGTTGATTAA
- a CDS encoding DUF881 domain-containing protein, with amino-acid sequence MNMLWRFINDLNNQAKRTQLAIAAVTMVIGFLIVMQIRVQQTAGQALQAATEEDLGEIASNLNNQINMLKAETASLKLQLFEIERANKDSSTILNESSKSINNLKILAGITEVRGPGIRVRINDENGLLTSSDLVDIVSELRGGGAEAISINGIRVVSHTGIIQSKGMFVDQKLITPPYEILAIGDSQMLYDALTINGGVRDKLTPLSGVSFYLNKEDDLQINPVISAN; translated from the coding sequence GTGAATATGTTATGGCGGTTCATCAACGATTTAAATAACCAGGCAAAGAGGACACAATTAGCGATTGCAGCAGTAACAATGGTGATCGGTTTTTTGATCGTTATGCAGATACGTGTGCAGCAAACAGCTGGCCAAGCTTTGCAGGCTGCAACCGAAGAGGACCTTGGAGAAATTGCCAGCAACCTAAACAACCAAATAAATATGCTTAAGGCCGAAACAGCAAGCTTAAAGCTACAGCTATTTGAAATAGAGCGTGCTAATAAAGATAGCTCGACGATATTAAATGAGTCGTCTAAAAGCATAAACAACCTTAAAATCTTAGCCGGGATTACGGAGGTACGGGGACCAGGTATCAGAGTAAGGATAAATGACGAGAACGGTCTTTTAACGTCGAGCGACCTTGTAGACATTGTATCGGAATTAAGGGGTGGTGGAGCAGAGGCCATATCAATAAATGGCATTAGAGTTGTTTCCCACACCGGAATCATACAATCAAAAGGCATGTTCGTAGACCAAAAATTGATAACGCCGCCATATGAGATACTTGCAATTGGGGATTCACAGATGCTATATGATGCTTTAACCATAAATGGTGGCGTAAGAGATAAGTTAACACCACTCTCTGGCGTATCTTTTTATTTAAATAAAGAAGACGATTTGCAGATTAACCCAGTAATATCTGCTAATTAG
- a CDS encoding small basic family protein has protein sequence MLPLIGLILGIILGLILNIPVPINWSKYLGIAVLAALDSAIGGLRASLEMKFNEKLFFTGIFSNTLMAAFIVYMGDKLGVDLYLAAVVAFGVRLFQNLALVRRHYFQKRHWE, from the coding sequence TTGCTACCTCTAATTGGATTAATATTGGGAATTATCCTAGGGTTGATACTAAATATTCCTGTTCCTATAAACTGGTCGAAGTATTTAGGTATCGCTGTCCTGGCTGCTCTTGATAGCGCTATCGGTGGTCTACGTGCAAGTCTGGAGATGAAATTCAACGAAAAACTCTTTTTTACAGGAATATTTAGCAATACGCTGATGGCGGCGTTTATTGTATATATGGGTGACAAGCTAGGGGTGGACCTATACCTTGCAGCTGTTGTTGCATTTGGTGTGCGGCTATTCCAGAACCTGGCTCTTGTAAGAAGGCATTATTTCCAAAAACGTCATTGGGAGTAA
- a CDS encoding DUF881 domain-containing protein, which translates to MKRNWHLSITLVCIVLGILLATSFNTQQRNREALNTLRKQDLIKTVRELEKSKAKLEIEIKDQRAQIARYEELAAKNQGILSTYTKELDKVKMAAGLVQEKGPGIIVTLADNPQYPKDDPNPNNYIIHDYDIRIVVNSLWGGGAKAISVNDQRLISTSAIRCAGTFILINSTRLSSPYTIKAIGDPEKLENALNEDINSRRFMNEIANFYGLKKSVTRSPSLVIKGYNGGLLVDKAKVVEGGD; encoded by the coding sequence TTGAAAAGAAATTGGCACCTTTCAATCACGCTTGTATGTATAGTGCTAGGGATATTATTGGCAACATCGTTTAATACGCAGCAGCGAAACCGGGAAGCGCTAAATACGCTGCGCAAACAAGATCTTATTAAAACAGTTCGCGAGCTTGAAAAGTCTAAAGCTAAACTGGAGATCGAAATAAAGGATCAGCGAGCCCAGATTGCCAGATATGAGGAGCTAGCGGCAAAAAACCAGGGTATTCTTTCCACGTATACCAAAGAGCTCGATAAAGTTAAGATGGCCGCAGGCCTAGTCCAGGAGAAGGGACCGGGTATTATCGTGACTCTTGCAGATAATCCGCAGTATCCAAAGGATGATCCAAATCCAAACAATTACATAATTCACGATTATGACATAAGGATAGTGGTGAATAGCCTTTGGGGTGGTGGGGCCAAAGCTATTTCAGTTAACGACCAGAGATTGATATCTACCTCAGCAATTCGATGTGCGGGCACTTTCATCTTAATAAATTCGACACGCCTTAGTTCACCGTATACAATAAAAGCGATTGGTGATCCAGAAAAGCTGGAAAATGCTCTAAATGAAGATATAAACTCGAGAAGGTTCATGAACGAAATAGCGAATTTCTATGGTTTAAAGAAATCGGTAACAAGAAGTCCTTCCTTAGTAATAAAAGGATATAATGGTGGGTTGCTGGTAGATAAAGCAAAAGTTGTAGAAGGAGGAGATTAA
- a CDS encoding phosphoglucomutase/phosphomannomutase family protein — protein sequence MDTVIKFGTDGWRAVMNDTFILPNVRIVAQAIADYLIEENLQDKGVIIGYDTRFFAEQFANECASVMLGNDIPVYMPSRAMPTPITAYSIKIYNTAGAIMLTASHNPPEYNGIKFIPEYAGPASPEITGRIEKHISSIQESGRILTSPLDGNGKLRKAEPFPKYIEHITNLVDFEKLREARLKLVLDPMYGAAQGLMDVLLAEAGCSVETIHNYRDVLFGGSYPDPSERHLAELKDEVIKIKADMGLALDGDADRFGVVDYDGTYLTANQVLSLVAVQLLKNRGMKGILVRTIATTHLLDRIAEAFGTEVVEVPVGFKYIAQVMMQRQVVLGGEESGGLSIQGHIPEKDGLLADLLLAEIVAHEQKPLTEIMEDIYSTYGRFYTQRIDVHITQERKDELLKSLKESPPRELVGDKVVDIKTIDGVKLVLESGDWVLVRPSGTEPLIRIYSESKEKDRFKDIASLLM from the coding sequence GTGGATACTGTCATAAAATTTGGTACAGATGGTTGGCGTGCGGTAATGAATGATACATTTATATTGCCAAACGTTCGGATAGTTGCTCAAGCAATTGCAGATTACCTTATAGAAGAGAATCTTCAGGACAAAGGGGTTATAATCGGATACGACACGCGTTTCTTTGCAGAGCAGTTTGCTAACGAGTGTGCCTCTGTAATGTTAGGAAACGACATCCCGGTATATATGCCGAGCCGTGCAATGCCTACTCCCATAACCGCGTATTCTATAAAGATATATAATACCGCTGGAGCGATTATGCTTACAGCGAGCCATAATCCACCCGAATACAATGGCATAAAATTTATTCCTGAATATGCGGGGCCTGCGAGTCCGGAGATAACAGGCAGAATCGAAAAGCACATTTCATCCATCCAGGAAAGCGGGCGCATACTGACTTCCCCACTTGATGGAAATGGGAAACTGCGAAAAGCAGAACCGTTTCCAAAATATATCGAGCATATAACAAATCTTGTAGATTTCGAAAAGCTAAGAGAGGCGCGACTCAAGCTGGTACTTGACCCAATGTATGGAGCTGCTCAAGGGCTTATGGATGTGCTGCTTGCTGAGGCAGGATGCTCAGTAGAGACGATACATAACTATCGAGATGTCTTGTTCGGTGGATCGTATCCCGACCCAAGCGAAAGGCACCTTGCAGAGCTTAAAGATGAAGTGATAAAGATAAAAGCAGACATGGGGCTGGCCTTGGATGGAGATGCAGACAGGTTCGGTGTGGTGGATTATGATGGGACTTATTTGACAGCAAATCAGGTTTTAAGCCTTGTGGCGGTTCAGCTTCTTAAAAACAGAGGCATGAAAGGAATTCTCGTTAGGACCATTGCAACCACGCATCTTCTAGACAGAATAGCAGAAGCATTTGGCACTGAGGTAGTTGAAGTGCCTGTCGGCTTTAAGTATATCGCACAAGTTATGATGCAGAGACAGGTGGTTTTGGGTGGAGAAGAAAGCGGTGGCTTGAGTATCCAGGGTCATATACCAGAAAAGGATGGGTTGCTTGCAGACCTACTACTAGCAGAAATAGTAGCCCATGAGCAGAAGCCGCTAACTGAGATAATGGAAGATATATATTCTACTTACGGCAGATTCTACACGCAACGCATTGATGTTCATATTACACAGGAACGCAAGGATGAACTGCTAAAGAGTTTAAAGGAAAGCCCACCACGGGAATTAGTAGGCGATAAGGTTGTGGATATAAAAACAATTGATGGGGTAAAGCTTGTTCTAGAGAGCGGGGACTGGGTTTTAGTAAGGCCATCAGGAACCGAACCATTGATTCGAATATATAGTGAATCAAAGGAAAAAGACCGGTTTAAGGATATTGCGAGCTTGCTGATGTAA